The following are from one region of the Mycolicibacterium helvum genome:
- the hutI gene encoding imidazolonepropionase gives MTGTQESVLLDGISELTTNDEANGGRVTDAALVIEGDRIAWVGAAGTAPAADRKIAVDGRAVLPGWVDSHTHMVFAGDRTAEFEARMAGQPYSAGGINVTVQATRAASDSDLEANIERLVAEARRGGTTTIETKTGYGLTVVDEVRAAHVARRYADAVTFLGAHVVPEDQDPVDYLELVTGAMLDAVAPLVSAVDAFCETGAFDESATRRVLETARARGLARRLHGNQLGHGPGVQLAVEYGALSVDHVGFLADDDIDALASSWVEGMRGTVATVLPACDLSTKMPLAPARRLLDAGAVVAIASNCNPGTSFTTSMAFCVATAVLQMGMSVREAVRAATLGGAIALGMHTDGWLDPRGAPQLAVGVLRAGARADLQILDAPSVAHLAYRPAVPLTHAVWKAGIREI, from the coding sequence ATGACAGGGACACAGGAATCCGTTCTCCTCGACGGCATCTCAGAGCTGACGACGAACGACGAGGCGAACGGCGGAAGGGTCACCGACGCGGCGCTGGTGATCGAGGGCGATCGAATCGCCTGGGTCGGCGCGGCTGGTACCGCACCGGCTGCGGACCGAAAGATCGCCGTCGACGGCCGCGCGGTCCTCCCTGGCTGGGTCGATTCCCACACGCACATGGTGTTCGCGGGAGACCGAACTGCGGAGTTCGAGGCGCGGATGGCTGGTCAGCCGTACTCAGCCGGCGGCATCAATGTCACGGTTCAAGCCACCCGCGCTGCGAGCGACAGCGATCTCGAAGCGAACATCGAACGACTCGTCGCCGAAGCACGTCGGGGCGGGACAACGACGATCGAGACCAAGACCGGCTACGGGCTCACCGTGGTCGACGAGGTGCGGGCCGCACACGTGGCCCGTCGATATGCCGATGCCGTGACCTTCCTGGGTGCCCACGTCGTACCCGAGGACCAAGACCCCGTCGACTACCTCGAACTCGTCACCGGCGCCATGCTTGACGCAGTGGCACCTCTCGTTTCAGCGGTCGACGCATTCTGCGAGACCGGCGCCTTTGACGAATCGGCGACGCGACGGGTTCTCGAAACCGCACGAGCGCGCGGCCTGGCACGCCGACTCCACGGCAACCAACTTGGGCATGGTCCGGGCGTACAACTCGCGGTGGAGTACGGGGCCCTCAGCGTCGACCACGTCGGATTCCTCGCCGACGACGATATCGATGCACTCGCCTCCTCGTGGGTGGAGGGAATGCGGGGCACCGTTGCGACCGTGCTTCCGGCCTGCGACTTGTCGACGAAGATGCCGCTCGCACCAGCCCGCCGGCTACTCGATGCCGGAGCGGTCGTCGCGATCGCATCGAACTGCAATCCAGGTACGTCATTCACCACCTCGATGGCGTTCTGCGTTGCCACCGCGGTTCTCCAGATGGGGATGTCTGTCAGGGAGGCGGTCCGAGCGGCAACGCTGGGCGGTGCGATCGCACTCGGAATGCACACGGACGGATGGCTCGATCCTCGAGGTGCGCCACAGCTGGCGGTCGGCGTCTTACGCGCCGGCGCGCGGGCAGACCTCCAAATACTTGATGCGCCTTCGGTCGCGCACCTCGCATACCGCCCGGCGGTGCCACTCACACACGCGGTCTGGAAAGCCGGAATCCGCGAAATCTAG
- a CDS encoding SDR family NAD(P)-dependent oxidoreductase: MNHQLDGKTVLITGAAERAGRQFAYRFAAAGAAVVVNHWQQGELAEETVEAIRSEGGEATAIEADVSQPSQARSLVDRTFAWRGDLSVLIHNASSLRAKEFEDVTEDDFDAAFGINIRGPFFLSQEAAKLMQKQGHGRIIALVGNSTNEAWPNLIPHSVSKTALIRLMEQLAVALSPTVQCNAVAPTQFFRSDDGTNDALRRYRGEPLVQGDTYRVGTRYEFRNGDADDVAETLLFLSTCSPYLTGTVIRLDGGKALY, translated from the coding sequence ATGAATCACCAGCTCGACGGCAAGACAGTCCTCATCACCGGCGCCGCCGAGCGTGCCGGCCGCCAGTTCGCATACAGGTTCGCGGCTGCCGGTGCGGCAGTCGTCGTAAACCATTGGCAGCAGGGGGAACTCGCCGAGGAAACCGTCGAAGCCATCCGTTCTGAAGGCGGTGAGGCCACCGCGATCGAAGCCGACGTATCGCAACCGTCGCAGGCTCGGTCGTTGGTGGACCGCACATTTGCCTGGCGCGGGGACCTCAGTGTCTTGATCCACAACGCGAGTTCGCTTCGGGCCAAGGAATTCGAGGATGTGACCGAGGACGACTTCGACGCGGCGTTCGGAATCAACATTCGGGGCCCTTTCTTCCTCAGCCAAGAGGCGGCAAAACTCATGCAGAAGCAGGGGCACGGCCGAATCATCGCGTTGGTGGGCAATTCGACCAACGAGGCGTGGCCCAACCTCATCCCGCACAGCGTGTCCAAGACTGCTCTGATTCGACTGATGGAACAGCTCGCAGTGGCGCTCTCGCCGACAGTGCAGTGCAACGCCGTCGCACCGACGCAGTTCTTCCGATCTGACGACGGAACCAACGACGCATTGCGGCGATACCGCGGCGAGCCCTTGGTCCAGGGTGACACCTACCGCGTCGGCACACGCTACGAGTTCCGCAACGGGGACGCCGACGACGTCGCCGAGACACTGCTGTTCTTGTCGACGTGCTCGCCCTACCTGACCGGTACGGTCATCCGCCTCGACGGCGGCAAAGCGCTCTATTGA
- a CDS encoding RDD family protein, giving the protein MAREIGSWLSGPEGVKPDDEAGWPGQTLGLPESGTGSLARMGRRFLALLIDWLIAYGLAALGMTVGIVSIATLSTAVLAIWFVLGVLSVRLFGFTPGQYALGLMVVPVDNRQHVGTGRAIVRGVLLALVIPGLFTDADGRGLQDKFTATAVVRR; this is encoded by the coding sequence ATGGCGCGCGAGATCGGATCCTGGCTGTCCGGACCGGAAGGGGTAAAGCCTGATGACGAGGCGGGATGGCCCGGTCAGACGCTTGGCCTGCCGGAATCAGGGACGGGTTCGCTGGCGCGGATGGGCCGTCGGTTCCTGGCGCTGCTGATCGACTGGTTGATCGCCTACGGGCTGGCCGCGCTGGGGATGACAGTGGGCATCGTCAGCATCGCCACGCTGTCGACGGCGGTGCTGGCGATCTGGTTCGTGCTGGGTGTGCTGTCGGTTCGGCTGTTCGGGTTCACGCCGGGGCAGTATGCGCTCGGGCTGATGGTGGTTCCGGTCGACAATCGTCAGCACGTGGGTACCGGGCGGGCGATCGTGCGTGGCGTGCTGCTCGCACTGGTGATCCCGGGTCTGTTCACCGACGCCGACGGCCGCGGCCTGCAGGACAAGTTCACCGCGACGGCTGTTGTGCGCCGCTGA
- the glnA gene encoding type I glutamate--ammonia ligase — translation MAEKNADDLFKLIKDEKVEYVDIRFCDLPGVVQHFSIPASAFDESVFEDGLAFDGSSVRGFQSIHESDMMLLPDPDTARIDPFRAAKTLNLNFFVHDPFTREAYSRDPRNVARKAENYLASTGIADTAYFGAEAEFYIFDSVSFDSKINGTFYEVDSESGWWNTGEPFEADGSANLGYKVRPKGGYFPVAPYDHYVDLRDEMSTNLQNAGFTLERGHHEVGTAGQAEINYKFNTLLAAADDVLLFKYIIKNTAWANGKTVTFMPKPLFGDNGSGMHAHQSLWKDGKPLFHDEAGYAGLSDIARHYIGGILHHAPSLLAFTNATVNSYKRLVPGYEAPINLVYSQRNRSACVRIPITGNNPKAKRLEFRCPDSSGNPYLAFSAMLMAGIDGIKKKIEPLTPVDKDLYELPPDEAAAIPQAPTSLSAVIDKLEEDHEYLTEGGVFTEDLIETYISYKRENEILPVQIRPHPYEFSLYYDV, via the coding sequence GTGGCAGAAAAGAACGCTGATGACCTGTTCAAGCTGATCAAGGACGAGAAAGTCGAGTACGTCGACATCCGGTTCTGCGATCTGCCCGGCGTGGTCCAGCACTTCTCCATCCCCGCCTCCGCGTTCGACGAGAGCGTGTTCGAGGACGGCCTCGCGTTCGACGGTTCGTCGGTGCGCGGCTTCCAGTCCATCCACGAGTCCGACATGATGCTGTTGCCGGACCCCGACACCGCACGTATCGACCCGTTCCGCGCCGCCAAGACGCTGAACCTGAACTTCTTTGTGCACGACCCGTTCACCCGCGAGGCATACTCGCGCGACCCGCGCAACGTTGCCCGCAAGGCCGAGAACTACCTGGCCAGCACCGGCATCGCCGACACCGCGTACTTCGGCGCCGAAGCCGAGTTCTACATCTTCGACTCGGTCAGCTTCGATTCGAAGATCAACGGCACCTTCTACGAGGTCGACTCCGAGTCGGGCTGGTGGAACACCGGAGAGCCGTTCGAGGCTGACGGCTCGGCCAACCTCGGTTACAAGGTTCGCCCGAAGGGCGGCTACTTCCCCGTCGCGCCGTACGACCACTACGTCGACCTCCGCGACGAGATGTCCACGAACCTCCAGAACGCGGGCTTCACGCTGGAGCGCGGTCACCACGAGGTCGGCACCGCCGGCCAGGCCGAGATCAACTACAAGTTCAACACGCTGCTGGCCGCGGCCGATGATGTGCTGCTGTTCAAATACATCATCAAGAACACCGCATGGGCGAACGGCAAGACCGTCACCTTCATGCCCAAGCCGCTGTTCGGCGACAACGGTTCGGGCATGCACGCCCACCAGTCGCTGTGGAAGGACGGCAAGCCGTTGTTCCACGACGAGGCCGGCTATGCGGGTCTGTCGGACATCGCCCGGCACTACATCGGCGGCATCCTGCATCACGCGCCGTCGCTGCTGGCGTTCACCAACGCGACGGTGAACTCCTACAAGCGCCTGGTGCCGGGCTACGAGGCCCCGATCAACCTGGTGTACAGCCAGCGCAACCGCTCTGCCTGCGTGCGTATCCCGATCACCGGCAACAACCCGAAGGCCAAGCGCCTCGAGTTCCGTTGCCCGGACAGCTCGGGCAACCCGTACCTGGCGTTCTCGGCGATGTTGATGGCCGGTATCGACGGCATCAAGAAGAAGATCGAGCCGCTCACCCCGGTCGACAAGGACCTCTACGAACTGCCGCCGGACGAGGCCGCTGCGATCCCGCAGGCGCCCACCTCGCTGTCGGCCGTCATCGACAAGCTCGAAGAGGACCACGAATACCTCACCGAGGGTGGCGTGTTCACCGAGGATCTCATCGAGACCTACATCTCCTACAAGCGTGAGAACGAGATCCTGCCCGTGCAGATCCGGCCTCACCCGTACGAGTTCTCGCTGTACTACGACGTGTAA
- a CDS encoding ATP-binding protein: MSAPSGVVTFLFTDIEGSTRRWEADGDDMRAALAKHDGVLREAIEAHGGFMFKHTGDGVCAAFSSPRSAVDAAVAAQRELELPVRMGIATGEAELRGVDYFGAVLNRAARVMAAGHGGQILLAESTAGLLNGVDLLELGARRLRDLLSPIGVFQVRAPGLRTEFPPLRAFDASPGNLRPAVTSFIGRESEVGEVQAAVKAHRLVTLTGVGGVGKTRLATEVAARLGDEFPDGVWLFELAAVADPAAVPDAVAAVFGITQQPGKGVGDSVATALEGRVRLLVIDNCEHVRDAVADLVEAILAHSATVKVLATSREGLGVVDEQLWLVSSLDVDAGIDSAAATLFAERAHSVSSRFSVAPPDEAAAVVEICRRLDGIPLAIELAASRMASMTASEVRDRLDQRFRLLVGPRRGLERHQTLRHAVAWSYDLLHDTEKVLLDRCSVFAGGFDLQSACVLAGSDDEFATLDLLDALVRKSLLVADRSSGRTRFSMVETIRQFAEEQLHARGEASEIRTAHSQYFAQREAAVMAVWDSPRQGEAYAWSASELANLRSAFRWAEDQGDLDAAATIATYVGLLGAMVQIYEPIAWAEELIERARAVDHPRLAALYAIASLCYTTGRIEAALRYSDAGQIVLGKSRDALPYGTEVFLGAVYLATGQPERWVELCRCQLARRRDSHVHIRAWLVSALSLSASSREAMESADGLIEAAEATGNPAWIASALGAYGAASRDVDPLGALSAVGRGLAIAQDSGNRAGVSALAQLLARLEAEHGEAVPAFDHLTLAIGNWHNSGNTTTIRIPLAVLAVLFDRLGRYQPAATVAGFAVNPLAQAAVPEILTAITHLRDVFDNQTFESLAGKGESMTTAEIVTYAYGQIDQARTELEQSSELPDQ; encoded by the coding sequence ATGTCCGCTCCTTCGGGTGTTGTGACTTTTCTGTTCACCGACATCGAGGGTTCGACCCGTCGGTGGGAGGCTGACGGCGACGACATGCGGGCGGCGCTCGCCAAGCATGATGGGGTATTGCGCGAAGCGATTGAGGCCCATGGCGGCTTCATGTTCAAACACACTGGCGACGGTGTGTGCGCCGCGTTTTCATCGCCGAGGTCAGCGGTGGATGCCGCTGTGGCGGCGCAGCGAGAGCTTGAGCTGCCGGTGCGAATGGGGATCGCCACCGGTGAGGCTGAGTTGCGCGGGGTCGACTACTTCGGTGCGGTGCTCAACCGTGCGGCGCGGGTCATGGCCGCCGGCCACGGCGGTCAGATCCTGTTAGCGGAGTCGACGGCGGGTCTGCTCAATGGAGTTGATCTGCTCGAATTGGGGGCGCGCCGGCTGCGGGACCTGCTGAGCCCGATCGGAGTGTTCCAGGTGCGAGCGCCGGGACTACGCACGGAGTTTCCGCCCCTGCGCGCGTTCGATGCCAGTCCTGGCAACCTACGGCCCGCGGTCACCAGCTTCATCGGCCGCGAGTCCGAGGTCGGTGAGGTGCAAGCCGCGGTGAAGGCTCATCGGCTGGTCACGTTGACCGGGGTGGGTGGGGTCGGCAAGACCCGCCTGGCAACCGAAGTTGCAGCTCGGCTCGGTGATGAGTTCCCCGACGGTGTCTGGCTTTTCGAATTGGCTGCGGTGGCTGATCCGGCGGCAGTGCCTGATGCGGTGGCGGCGGTGTTTGGTATCACCCAGCAACCCGGTAAAGGCGTGGGCGACAGCGTGGCGACGGCGTTGGAGGGCAGAGTTCGGCTGTTAGTGATCGACAACTGTGAGCATGTGCGCGACGCCGTCGCCGATCTGGTCGAGGCGATCCTCGCGCACTCGGCCACGGTCAAGGTATTAGCCACGAGTCGGGAGGGCTTGGGGGTTGTCGACGAACAGTTGTGGCTGGTGTCCTCGCTGGACGTCGACGCGGGTATCGACTCGGCAGCAGCGACACTGTTTGCCGAACGCGCACATAGCGTCTCCTCCCGATTCTCGGTGGCCCCACCTGATGAGGCGGCCGCGGTGGTGGAGATCTGCCGCCGCCTCGACGGGATCCCGCTGGCCATCGAACTGGCAGCATCGCGCATGGCGTCGATGACTGCCAGCGAGGTCCGGGATCGGCTCGATCAGCGGTTCCGGCTGCTAGTCGGGCCGCGGCGGGGTCTGGAACGCCACCAGACGTTGCGCCACGCCGTCGCTTGGTCCTACGACCTTCTCCATGACACGGAAAAGGTGCTACTGGATCGGTGTTCGGTGTTCGCCGGTGGATTCGACCTGCAAAGCGCTTGCGTCCTGGCAGGATCAGATGACGAGTTCGCTACCCTGGATCTGCTCGATGCTCTCGTGCGAAAGTCGCTGCTCGTCGCCGACCGGTCCTCCGGGCGTACCCGCTTTTCGATGGTAGAGACGATCCGCCAGTTCGCCGAGGAACAACTCCACGCCCGCGGCGAAGCGTCCGAGATTCGAACCGCGCACTCGCAGTACTTCGCGCAGCGCGAAGCCGCAGTTATGGCCGTGTGGGACAGCCCCCGACAGGGTGAGGCCTACGCTTGGTCTGCGAGCGAACTGGCCAACCTGCGCTCAGCGTTTCGGTGGGCGGAGGACCAAGGCGATCTCGATGCCGCCGCCACCATCGCCACCTATGTCGGGTTGCTCGGCGCGATGGTCCAAATCTATGAGCCGATAGCGTGGGCTGAAGAGCTGATCGAGCGTGCCCGGGCGGTCGATCACCCTCGGCTCGCAGCCCTGTACGCAATTGCGTCGCTGTGCTACACAACAGGACGGATCGAGGCGGCTCTCCGCTACAGCGACGCCGGCCAGATCGTTCTCGGTAAGAGTCGCGACGCCCTGCCGTATGGCACCGAAGTCTTCCTTGGCGCCGTCTACCTAGCTACCGGGCAGCCCGAAAGGTGGGTCGAGTTGTGCCGCTGCCAACTCGCGCGGCGCCGCGACAGCCACGTCCACATCCGGGCGTGGTTGGTTAGCGCGCTTTCATTGTCCGCTTCTTCTAGGGAGGCGATGGAATCCGCGGACGGCCTAATCGAGGCTGCGGAGGCAACAGGCAATCCGGCGTGGATCGCATCGGCGCTCGGTGCCTACGGTGCCGCTTCCCGTGACGTAGATCCACTCGGGGCACTCAGCGCCGTCGGCCGGGGTCTGGCGATCGCCCAAGACAGCGGCAACCGTGCTGGCGTGTCAGCATTGGCGCAGCTTCTGGCGCGACTCGAGGCCGAACACGGCGAAGCGGTGCCCGCATTCGATCACCTCACTCTGGCGATCGGCAACTGGCACAATTCGGGCAACACGACGACGATCCGTATCCCGTTGGCCGTCCTCGCCGTTCTTTTCGATCGGCTCGGACGCTACCAACCCGCGGCCACCGTCGCCGGCTTCGCCGTCAATCCCCTGGCGCAGGCGGCGGTCCCCGAAATCCTCACCGCGATCACCCACCTCCGCGATGTCTTTGACAACCAGACCTTCGAATCGCTTGCCGGCAAGGGTGAGTCGATGACCACCGCTGAAATTGTGACCTACGCCTACGGCCAAATTGACCAGGCCCGAACAGAACTCGAGCAATCTAGTGAGCTGCCAGATCAGTAG
- a CDS encoding DoxX family protein, protein MTQRLDARLDRNAPAALSVFRIFFGLLFLFHGLSKIFGWPIAPGGGTVPVGAWPFWYAGILELILGALITLGLFTRIAAFIACGEMAFAYFTQHIEVSFWPIVNGGELAVALCFGFLLLVFTGGGAYALDAVRGRR, encoded by the coding sequence ATGACGCAGAGACTTGACGCTCGCCTCGACCGCAATGCACCTGCCGCCCTCAGCGTGTTCCGGATCTTCTTCGGACTGCTGTTCCTCTTCCACGGTCTGTCGAAGATCTTCGGCTGGCCGATCGCGCCTGGTGGCGGCACGGTCCCGGTGGGCGCGTGGCCCTTCTGGTACGCGGGCATCCTCGAGCTGATCCTCGGCGCGCTGATCACCCTCGGATTGTTCACCCGGATCGCCGCGTTCATCGCCTGCGGGGAAATGGCTTTCGCCTATTTCACCCAACACATCGAGGTCAGCTTCTGGCCCATCGTCAACGGCGGCGAGCTCGCCGTCGCGTTGTGCTTCGGATTCCTGCTGCTGGTCTTCACCGGCGGCGGCGCGTACGCACTCGACGCCGTCCGCGGCCGCCGCTAG
- a CDS encoding TIGR03619 family F420-dependent LLM class oxidoreductase, whose protein sequence is MKFYVSVAFLETSEVLEIAKAADELGYDGLGIPDHVVNLETLATPYPYTKNGERRWQPFTDWPDPWVLVGALAQVTSEIKFVTTVYIPGMRDPYSAAKSIGTAAYLAKGRVELGIGVGWCEEEFTLMGQQFAKRGKRTDEMIELMRALWQPGWTEFDGEFYQTPRLEMMPTPPHIPIYSGGLSDIALRRAARLDGWIGDLISLDQAILRVDKLRALRAENGLTMDGFEILTPLTDAFTIGHYERAASAGITGIVTMPWMFYSGPDASLADKIDGMRRFRKDLALDA, encoded by the coding sequence GTGAAGTTCTATGTCAGCGTTGCGTTCCTGGAGACCAGCGAGGTCCTCGAGATCGCCAAAGCAGCCGACGAGTTGGGCTATGACGGGCTGGGTATTCCCGATCATGTGGTGAACCTGGAAACTCTGGCCACCCCGTATCCGTACACCAAGAATGGCGAGCGGCGCTGGCAGCCGTTCACCGACTGGCCCGACCCGTGGGTGCTGGTGGGCGCGCTGGCTCAGGTCACGAGTGAGATCAAATTCGTGACGACCGTCTACATCCCGGGGATGCGCGATCCGTACTCGGCGGCCAAATCGATAGGCACCGCAGCGTATCTGGCCAAGGGGCGGGTGGAGCTCGGCATCGGCGTGGGCTGGTGTGAAGAAGAGTTCACGCTGATGGGCCAGCAGTTCGCCAAGCGCGGAAAGCGCACCGACGAGATGATCGAGCTGATGCGGGCGCTCTGGCAGCCGGGCTGGACCGAGTTCGACGGCGAGTTCTATCAGACCCCGCGGCTGGAAATGATGCCCACGCCACCGCACATCCCGATCTACAGCGGGGGACTGTCTGACATTGCGCTGCGGCGGGCGGCTCGCCTGGACGGCTGGATCGGCGACCTGATCAGCCTCGACCAGGCCATTCTGCGAGTGGACAAGCTGCGTGCGTTGCGCGCCGAAAACGGTTTGACGATGGACGGTTTCGAAATCCTGACACCGCTGACCGATGCGTTCACCATCGGTCACTACGAGCGGGCGGCGTCGGCGGGCATCACCGGGATCGTGACGATGCCGTGGATGTTCTACTCCGGCCCCGACGCGTCGCTGGCCGACAAGATCGACGGAATGCGGCGGTTCCGCAAGGATCTGGCGCTGGACGCCTAG
- a CDS encoding PaaI family thioesterase — MDFEWGVISADEHDRIKALHEPLAEAVRRLVDASLHSGADEETIVAARQTIDEVSEMLERMPTDRPRTLRHAETGLPVVWRNPAVGRHNPLAPPMTTHHEDGRVWTEFSLGPVYEGPPGLVHGGICALLLDQLLGEVATHQLSKPKFTGTITLKYLRGTPLGPLRGEAWVERTEGYKTYARGFLSDAQGTTVEAEGVFIMPAWARDLDGGQERSDSGVETE; from the coding sequence ATGGACTTCGAATGGGGCGTCATCAGCGCCGACGAGCACGACCGGATCAAGGCACTGCATGAGCCGTTGGCCGAGGCGGTACGCAGGCTGGTCGACGCGAGCCTGCACAGTGGGGCCGATGAGGAGACGATCGTGGCGGCCCGGCAGACGATCGACGAGGTCAGCGAGATGCTCGAGCGCATGCCGACCGATCGGCCACGGACACTGCGGCACGCTGAGACTGGCCTACCGGTGGTATGGCGCAATCCGGCTGTGGGACGGCACAATCCGTTAGCGCCGCCGATGACGACCCACCATGAGGACGGCCGGGTCTGGACCGAGTTCAGCCTCGGGCCGGTCTATGAGGGGCCGCCCGGATTGGTGCACGGCGGCATCTGTGCGCTGCTGCTCGACCAGCTCCTGGGTGAAGTCGCCACCCACCAGCTGAGCAAGCCCAAGTTCACCGGCACGATCACGCTGAAGTACTTGCGTGGCACGCCGCTGGGCCCGTTGCGGGGTGAGGCCTGGGTGGAGCGCACCGAGGGTTATAAGACGTATGCGCGCGGATTTCTCAGCGACGCACAGGGAACAACCGTAGAAGCAGAAGGGGTTTTCATCATGCCGGCGTGGGCGAGGGACCTGGACGGCGGGCAGGAGCGAAGCGACTCGGGGGTTGAAACAGAGTGA